CCATTATCGTTGTTGCAAGTGGAGCTCGTGCGGCAGAACCAAATACAGCAGCCATGCCTATTACGGCAAATATTGATGGATTTTGATGTAAAAGATGAGCAAATGCACAACCGAGCATTGCACCAATAAAGAGTGTTGGTGCAAATACGCCACCAGAACCGCCGCTTGATACGGTAAATGTAAACGCAAGCATCTTTGCTACTATTAAAAAGAGCGCAATTGATACGGCTATTTTTCCGTATATGGCTTCTTGAATCCAGCCGTATCCGCCACCAAGCACCTGTGGAAACTTGAAGGCTATTAAACCAACGATTGCAGCACCTATAGCAGGCTTAAAATGTGGTGGTATTTTTATGAGTCTAAATCCATCCCTTACATAATAAAAAACGTTAGGCAGTATAACGCCTGTTATTCCGCTTATTAGTCCAAGCAGGGCTAAGTAGAAGTATGTGTTTATGGTATCTATTTGAAGGTTTTGCGGAACTGTGAATATTGGTTGCCATCCCATAAGAAATCCTGTTGTCATGTATGCTATTAAAGAACCAAGAAGGGTATAAACTAATGCTTCCGCTTCGAATTCCATGTCGCTATATAGCACTTCTATGGCAAATATAGATGTTCCGATAGGGGCTCTGAATATAGCAGAGAGTCCACTTGCCATTCCTATTAAAACGAACAACCTTCTCTCTTGACTTGTTGCTTTTTTAATGGTTGCATATATTGAGCCGACACCTGAGCTGAACAGAGCTGTTGGGCCTTCTCTTCCTGCTGAACCACCTGTTCCTATGGTTATAGCCGATGCTAATATTTTTATTGGTGTTACAATCGGTCTTATGTATCCACCCGTTCTATGAAAGCTCCTTACGGCTGTGTCTGTGCCGTGTCCTTCTGCTTCTGGAGCTGTTGAATACACCAGTATGCCTGATATAAGCCCGCCAGTAATTAGGACAAACAGTGCTATCCACGGATGAGAGTATGATGGAATTGCTGAATTTTTTAGTATGTATAATACATCGGGCGGAGTATATTTTGCCAAGGCTTTTAGGGAATTATCGCTTATAAGTTTAAGTAAAAAGACAAATATTTGGGCACTTGCAGCACCTATCAAGCCTATAATAACAGTGTCAATAATCAGTTTTGCTTTTTTCATTGTTATTAAGACTTTACGGTTTTTTGTTTGTTTTTTCAAGGTTATTGATACAGTTCACATTAAGTGTTAAAATTTGCAGCATGAAACGCAGGCCTTCGTTTTTCTATTTTATTGGTCTTTTTATAGCAACACTTGTTCTTGCTGTTTTACTCTTTGTTTTCGACTATTGGAAAGTTGACCTTGTAAGGATAGTTAATTCAAACATAAATCAGATAAAAAACATATATACGACAGAAACGAAATATTTTCTTCAGTCAACTACCGATAGTCTTGTGAATTCTATACTTAGTCAGCAAAAAAGTGTTGTGTCTGAGTTTGAGAAACATATAAAAAGCGAGGACTTGCTCTATAGAATAGCTGCAAGTGAGTTTGCTGAGATGAAAAATAGAAATTTAGCTAAACAAAATATTGTGAAAAAGCTAAGGTCTATATCAGACAAGAGTCCTTTTATCTCATATTTTATTCTTAATAGTAGTGGTGAAGATTTAATTACGGGTAAACAGATTCCTAAAGGATTGTTTAAAAAGATGTCTGATGTTTCTTATGATGAGAGCGGTAAGTTTGTTAAGCTAAGATGGATAGACGGCGAGGAGAGCGAAGTTTATGTAAGAAAATTTCCCTATTTTAAGTGGCTGTTTATTACTGTCTTGAAAACAGGAGAGATAAAAAGGGCTATTCAGTTTAATTTTATAGATTTGATTAAGAGTTATAGATTTGGGAGGAACAACGAAGGATATATGTTTGCTATATCCATAGGTAAAAATAGCCGATGTAGATTTAAGATGATTGCAAGCTCCTTGACTGCAAGTGATAGATGTGTGGATTTGGAGAGACTTTTTAATGGTTTGAGTGTTAAAAAACTTCTTAGCGAAGGTTCTATGTTCATTATGGATGGTAAAAATAATAGGGATAGGCTCGTTTTTTTCAGGTATGTGAAGAGTTGGAATTGGATTGTTGGTTCGGGTATAACGCTTAGAAGTGTATCTTTAGCCGTTGGAAGGCAAAAAGAGAAGATAATTTTTGGTATGGGCTCTAATATTGAGGATTTAACGGTATTTTTGTTTGGCGTTGGTATAGTTATAATCGCCGTATCTTTTGCTTTTGTTGAATTTTCAAGAAGAAAAACATACGGGATACTTAAACTTTTAAATGAGTCATTGAGCAAGGGCGAGCCGTTAAAATTTGATGAGCCCGTTTTTAAAGAGTTTGAGATAATTATCAATTACTTCTCTGAAGCACTCGACAGGATAAATACATATGAAAATGATTTTTTAAAAGCTTTCGTTAGTATATTGGAAGCTCGAGATGTATATACGAAGGGACATTCGCAGCGTGTTGCCTTTTATTCGAAGATGATAGCAAAGAAGTTGGGTTATGACGAGAAGCATCAAGATGAGATTTATAGAGCTGGTCTTCTGCACGATATAGGCAAGGTTGGGATACCAGATGCTGTTTTGCTTAAGCCCGGCAAACTGACAGATAACGAATACAGAATAATGCAGCAGCATCCAATAATATCGTATGAGATTCTCGCCCGTTCGCAGAGATTTAAACATCTTGCTCTATGGGCAAGGCAGCACCACGAAAAGTGCGATGGCAGTGGTTATCCTGATGGTTTGAAATGTAGTGCCATTACAGAAGAAGCAAGGATAATAGAAATTGCAGATATATTTGACGCTCTAACAACAACAAGACCATACAGAAAAGCTTTTAGTGTTGAGAAAGCCGTGGAGATACTAAGTAATGAGAAGATTGATAAAGAGATTTTTTCTGTAGCTAAAGGCGTTCTTATCGATGCCATAAAAGAGGTTGGCGATGTTGAAGTTGAGTTTATGTCTGAGCAGTTGGATAGGATAAGAAATGAGTTGTTTAATTATGATTTTATGACAGGATTAAAGGTTTGGTT
This genomic stretch from Hippea alviniae EP5-r harbors:
- a CDS encoding chloride channel protein; protein product: MKKAKLIIDTVIIGLIGAASAQIFVFLLKLISDNSLKALAKYTPPDVLYILKNSAIPSYSHPWIALFVLITGGLISGILVYSTAPEAEGHGTDTAVRSFHRTGGYIRPIVTPIKILASAITIGTGGSAGREGPTALFSSGVGSIYATIKKATSQERRLFVLIGMASGLSAIFRAPIGTSIFAIEVLYSDMEFEAEALVYTLLGSLIAYMTTGFLMGWQPIFTVPQNLQIDTINTYFYLALLGLISGITGVILPNVFYYVRDGFRLIKIPPHFKPAIGAAIVGLIAFKFPQVLGGGYGWIQEAIYGKIAVSIALFLIVAKMLAFTFTVSSGGSGGVFAPTLFIGAMLGCAFAHLLHQNPSIFAVIGMAAVFGSAARAPLATTIMVTEMTGGYNLLAAAALSVLLAYLVQVEISRRVKAKYFSLYEAQVPDKNYSPVHQLSILKNIIMCNLPSFSISPKEIEDKKILNLLETGMPIRLPNDKVLFFGTLLKSLAPERENEFLKYKNVKIIYIFRDGKWLHPAEIDELTKGDEILICGKPGDVLQIKDVFKKVPESFSKLKKQQINLQRHTKKKVPV
- a CDS encoding HD domain-containing phosphohydrolase, which encodes MKRRPSFFYFIGLFIATLVLAVLLFVFDYWKVDLVRIVNSNINQIKNIYTTETKYFLQSTTDSLVNSILSQQKSVVSEFEKHIKSEDLLYRIAASEFAEMKNRNLAKQNIVKKLRSISDKSPFISYFILNSSGEDLITGKQIPKGLFKKMSDVSYDESGKFVKLRWIDGEESEVYVRKFPYFKWLFITVLKTGEIKRAIQFNFIDLIKSYRFGRNNEGYMFAISIGKNSRCRFKMIASSLTASDRCVDLERLFNGLSVKKLLSEGSMFIMDGKNNRDRLVFFRYVKSWNWIVGSGITLRSVSLAVGRQKEKIIFGMGSNIEDLTVFLFGVGIVIIAVSFAFVEFSRRKTYGILKLLNESLSKGEPLKFDEPVFKEFEIIINYFSEALDRINTYENDFLKAFVSILEARDVYTKGHSQRVAFYSKMIAKKLGYDEKHQDEIYRAGLLHDIGKVGIPDAVLLKPGKLTDNEYRIMQQHPIISYEILARSQRFKHLALWARQHHEKCDGSGYPDGLKCSAITEEARIIEIADIFDALTTTRPYRKAFSVEKAVEILSNEKIDKEIFSVAKGVLIDAIKEVGDVEVEFMSEQLDRIRNELFNYDFMTGLKVWLSFRKTLQDFINVDAPFVVYRVNIKNISRINYRFGEDIGDEVIVKTAEALKKFKKAEEMFSQDLICRAYADVFFMARRIKKNELMPSFEEESSTIKSYLMEEVFSYLFEDSRINFRIEGIEDYLDFEVTFARYPFDGRTLNEIIYRVESVRKVS